One Dromiciops gliroides isolate mDroGli1 chromosome 3, mDroGli1.pri, whole genome shotgun sequence DNA segment encodes these proteins:
- the LOC122748582 gene encoding NADH dehydrogenase [ubiquinone] 1 alpha subcomplex subunit 3-like: MAGKLSQFLKETWSKELVLMVSFAIGTVALFLPPLSPYTKYATMIKQATPYNYPVPVQDDGNMPDIPIYP, encoded by the coding sequence ATGGCGGGCAAACTAAGCCAGTTCCTGAAGGAGACCTGGTCCAAGGAGCTGGTGCTGATGGTGTCCTTTGCCATCGGAACTGTGGCTCTGTTCTTACCTCCGTTAAGCCCCTATACCAAGTATGCAACCATGATCAAACAAGCTACACCTTACAACTACCCTGTTCCTGTTCAAGATGATGGCAACATGCCTGACATCCCCATCTATCCTTAG